From Bacteroidota bacterium, the proteins below share one genomic window:
- a CDS encoding efflux RND transporter periplasmic adaptor subunit, protein MKKSSLHSTVILTTLTIVLYACGSGSDKHAELEKLKKEQATLKEKITALEAEIAQSDTSKNDEKSKLVAIKEMKPETFKHYIEIQAKVDGDEDVIVSPESMGNITSLQVQAGDRVVKGQLLATIDDRMIRQGVAEAQTQLDLATQVFNRQKNLWDQKIGSEIQFLQAKTNKEALEKRVASLQEQLEMTRIKSPINGTVDQVDIKIGQAVAPGMPAFRVVNLNALKVTGEVAESFISKVNRGNETIISIPDMGKEINTKLDYAGRAINTLNRTFNVEVRLSPKDGELHPNMVAVMKIVDYTASSTFVVPIAAIQKSSDGEYVFVAVQEGGRLIAKRKKVSAGMIYNGMIEVREGLAEGDQVVTAGFQSIIEGDPIRL, encoded by the coding sequence ATGAAAAAGTCCTCCCTCCATTCAACTGTCATCCTGACGACCCTCACCATCGTGCTCTATGCCTGTGGTAGCGGTAGCGATAAGCATGCCGAGCTGGAAAAGCTCAAAAAAGAACAGGCTACCCTTAAGGAAAAGATCACCGCACTGGAAGCGGAGATCGCGCAATCAGACACCAGCAAGAACGATGAAAAGTCGAAGCTGGTGGCGATCAAGGAAATGAAGCCCGAAACGTTCAAGCACTACATTGAGATCCAGGCCAAGGTAGACGGCGATGAAGACGTAATCGTCTCGCCCGAAAGCATGGGGAATATCACCAGCCTTCAGGTACAAGCAGGTGATCGTGTTGTAAAGGGTCAGCTACTCGCTACCATCGATGATCGCATGATCCGCCAGGGAGTTGCCGAAGCCCAGACGCAACTGGACCTGGCCACCCAGGTTTTCAATCGCCAGAAAAACCTTTGGGACCAGAAGATCGGATCCGAGATCCAGTTCCTGCAAGCCAAGACAAATAAAGAAGCGCTTGAAAAGCGAGTCGCCAGTCTTCAGGAACAACTCGAGATGACGCGGATCAAGTCGCCCATCAACGGTACAGTCGACCAGGTCGATATCAAGATCGGGCAGGCAGTTGCGCCCGGCATGCCGGCTTTCCGGGTCGTCAATCTGAATGCACTCAAAGTCACGGGTGAAGTTGCCGAATCCTTTATCAGCAAGGTGAATCGGGGTAATGAAACCATTATTTCGATTCCGGACATGGGCAAAGAGATCAATACCAAACTCGATTATGCCGGACGCGCGATCAATACACTGAACAGAACCTTCAACGTAGAAGTCCGCCTGAGTCCGAAGGACGGGGAACTCCATCCGAACATGGTTGCCGTCATGAAGATCGTCGATTACACCGCCTCCTCCACGTTTGTCGTTCCCATAGCGGCCATCCAGAAGTCGAGCGATGGCGAATATGTATTCGTTGCCGTACAAGAAGGCGGAAGGTTAATAGCCAAACGCAAGAAAGTATCCGCCGGCATGATCTATAACGGCATGATCGAAGTACGTGAAGGTCTTGCGGAAGGCGACCA
- the purB gene encoding adenylosuccinate lyase, which yields MEINPLNAISPIDGRYRKQVDELFPFFSEQALMRYRLQVEVEYFIALVECGLPQLTAAAKLDLDGLRSIYRDFDEAGARIIKEKEAITNHDVKALEYYLKDQLDKRGFTPFLEFVHFGLTSQDVNNTAFPMSIRDAQLQVYQPALDKIIQRLADLSSDWAELPMLSRTHGQPASPTRLGKEIRVFVERLQNQREQLFAIPPSAKFGGATGNFNAHCVAYPEIDWRVFANAFLKNRLGLERQQYTTQIEHYDNLCALFDGMKRINNILIDLNRDVWTYISLDYFKQRIKEGEVGSSAMPHKVNPIDFENSEGNLGMANAVFEHLSAKLPISRLQRDLTDSTVLRNVGVPFAHSLIAFKSLLRGLDKLLVNEAALKADLENNWAVVAEAIQTVLRREGVANPYEQLRDLTRKNERIGKEQLHAFIDQLPVSDNIRKELKAVTPFNYTGV from the coding sequence ATGGAAATCAACCCCCTGAACGCGATCTCGCCGATCGATGGTCGGTACCGTAAACAGGTAGACGAACTGTTCCCTTTTTTCTCTGAGCAGGCGCTGATGCGCTACCGGCTGCAAGTGGAGGTTGAGTATTTCATCGCATTGGTGGAATGCGGTTTGCCACAGTTGACCGCGGCCGCTAAACTCGATTTGGACGGACTCCGTTCCATTTATCGGGACTTTGATGAAGCCGGAGCGCGGATCATCAAGGAAAAGGAAGCGATCACGAATCACGATGTTAAAGCCCTGGAATATTATCTGAAGGATCAGCTTGACAAACGGGGATTCACACCCTTTCTCGAGTTCGTTCACTTCGGACTGACCTCCCAGGACGTGAACAATACCGCCTTCCCGATGTCCATCCGGGATGCGCAGCTCCAGGTCTATCAGCCGGCACTGGACAAGATCATCCAACGACTGGCCGATCTTTCGTCCGATTGGGCGGAACTTCCCATGCTTTCCCGTACCCACGGGCAACCCGCATCGCCGACCCGCCTGGGAAAAGAGATCCGCGTATTCGTAGAGCGATTGCAGAACCAGCGTGAACAACTGTTCGCCATCCCGCCTTCGGCCAAGTTCGGCGGAGCTACCGGCAATTTCAACGCGCATTGCGTCGCCTATCCGGAGATCGACTGGCGGGTATTCGCGAACGCGTTCCTCAAGAATCGCCTCGGTCTGGAGCGTCAGCAATACACCACCCAGATCGAGCACTACGATAATCTGTGCGCGCTCTTTGACGGCATGAAGCGGATCAACAACATCCTGATCGATCTGAACCGGGATGTCTGGACCTATATCTCCCTCGATTATTTCAAGCAGCGAATCAAGGAAGGGGAAGTGGGCTCGTCGGCTATGCCGCATAAGGTGAACCCGATCGATTTTGAAAATTCGGAAGGGAACCTGGGCATGGCCAATGCGGTGTTCGAGCATCTCTCAGCTAAGCTCCCGATTTCCCGACTGCAACGCGACCTCACCGATTCCACGGTGTTGCGCAACGTCGGCGTTCCCTTTGCGCATTCCCTCATCGCATTCAAGTCCCTGCTCCGCGGGCTTGATAAATTGCTGGTCAATGAAGCTGCCCTGAAAGCGGACCTGGAAAACAACTGGGCCGTGGTAGCCGAGGCGATTCAGACCGTACTGCGCCGTGAAGGAGTAGCCAACCCGTACGAACAGTTGCGCGACCTGACCCGCAAGAATGAGCGCATCGGAAAGGAGCAGTTGCATGCTTTCATCGACCAGTTACCGGTAAGCGATAACATCCGAAAGGAACTCAAAGCGGTGACCCCCTTTAACTATACGGGAGTCTGA
- a CDS encoding glycosyltransferase family 2 protein gives MFVSGFTFIRNAVRFDYPIVEAIRSILPLCDEVVVAVGRSDDNTRELIEQIGSDKIRILDTVWDDALREGGRVLAEETNKAFAAVNPKADWCFYIQGDEVIHERDHPAIRQAMLQWKDDPRVEGLLFRYFHFYGSYDYVGDSTRWYRREVRIVRRDPAIVSFRDAQGFRKSGRPLWVKPVDAVVHHYGWVKPPEQQQAKQRSFHALWHSDEWVRDRVGTNSTFDYSGIDSLAPFKGSHPAVIRERIQRQNWTFDFDPSRRRLSIKSKFKLWVEHLTGWLPGEYRNYRLLR, from the coding sequence ATGTTTGTCAGCGGTTTCACGTTCATCCGCAACGCGGTCCGCTTCGACTACCCGATCGTGGAGGCGATCCGGTCCATCCTTCCTCTCTGTGACGAGGTGGTAGTGGCAGTCGGTCGCTCCGACGACAATACGCGTGAATTGATCGAACAGATCGGTTCGGATAAGATCCGTATCCTGGATACCGTTTGGGATGATGCTCTCCGCGAAGGAGGTCGGGTACTCGCCGAGGAGACCAACAAGGCTTTTGCTGCCGTCAATCCGAAGGCCGATTGGTGTTTCTATATCCAGGGTGATGAAGTGATCCACGAGCGGGACCATCCGGCGATCCGGCAGGCGATGTTGCAGTGGAAGGACGATCCACGCGTGGAAGGATTGCTTTTCCGGTACTTTCACTTTTATGGGAGCTACGACTATGTAGGCGATTCTACGCGTTGGTATCGTCGCGAAGTCAGGATCGTCCGCCGTGACCCTGCGATCGTTTCGTTTCGCGACGCACAGGGTTTTCGGAAATCCGGCCGGCCGTTATGGGTGAAACCGGTCGATGCCGTAGTGCATCATTACGGCTGGGTGAAGCCACCGGAACAACAACAGGCTAAGCAGCGGAGTTTCCATGCCCTTTGGCATTCCGACGAATGGGTACGCGATCGGGTGGGTACCAATAGCACGTTCGATTACTCCGGGATCGATTCCCTGGCACCGTTCAAAGGGAGCCATCCGGCGGTTATCCGCGAACGTATCCAACGCCAAAACTGGACGTTCGATTTCGATCCCAGCCGTCGCCGGCTATCGATCAAATCAAAATTCAAATTGTGGGTAGAACACCTCACCGGCTGGCTTCCCGGCGAATACCGCAATTACCGACTACTTCGCTAA
- a CDS encoding TolC family protein → MQRYYSTFFLLLLAFGLRAATPDSSSAFSVSQAIEYALTHQKDVLNAQLDASIAKQQVNETIGIGLPQINGKFDVQDFVKIPTSVIPGEFFGEPAGTYIPVQFGTQWQANAGISASQLLFEPSYIIGVQASRTISELSQKNVKRSRIETAVAVYKAYYNHLLMLERKKVIDANVERVRTLRDNTKALYDNGFVEKTDADRIEVTYNNLTSEQEKFNRLLVVTEQVLKFQMGMDIQQPVTLTDRLDIEEVKKQGAVNDNVDPAKRIEYGILQTQMRLQEYNVKRYQSGYLPSLVAYGSLSAAALRTEFTIFNPDYRWYPTGIIGATLNVPIFDGLQKRAKIRQEKYSLQKIQNEIKTFDQAVRLESNSNRAALLDAQNALSVQEKNLQLANDVVRSTRLKYEQGVGSNLEVIDAETTLKEAQANYYNAIYDAIVAKINLDKALGNLQY, encoded by the coding sequence ATGCAACGCTATTATTCAACCTTCTTTCTGCTGCTGTTGGCCTTCGGCCTTCGGGCGGCAACACCCGACAGTTCATCCGCTTTCTCGGTGAGCCAGGCGATCGAGTACGCCCTCACGCATCAAAAAGATGTACTCAACGCCCAGCTTGACGCTTCCATCGCGAAACAGCAGGTCAACGAGACGATCGGCATCGGTCTTCCGCAGATCAACGGCAAGTTCGATGTGCAAGACTTCGTCAAGATCCCGACCAGCGTGATCCCCGGCGAATTCTTCGGCGAACCAGCCGGCACCTACATTCCGGTACAATTCGGCACACAATGGCAAGCCAATGCCGGCATTTCGGCCAGCCAGCTGCTGTTTGAACCTTCCTATATCATCGGAGTCCAGGCCAGCCGGACCATCAGCGAACTTTCACAAAAGAACGTCAAACGATCACGGATCGAGACCGCCGTCGCCGTTTACAAGGCCTACTACAACCATCTGCTCATGCTTGAGCGCAAGAAGGTGATCGATGCCAATGTTGAACGCGTGCGTACCCTGCGGGACAATACCAAGGCGCTCTATGACAACGGCTTTGTAGAGAAAACGGATGCCGATCGGATCGAAGTAACGTACAACAACCTCACCAGTGAGCAGGAAAAATTCAACCGGCTGCTGGTGGTGACGGAGCAGGTCCTCAAGTTTCAAATGGGGATGGACATCCAGCAACCCGTCACGCTGACCGACCGTCTGGATATTGAAGAAGTCAAGAAGCAGGGCGCAGTCAATGATAATGTCGACCCGGCAAAGCGTATCGAATACGGCATCCTGCAAACCCAGATGCGCCTGCAGGAATACAATGTGAAACGCTACCAGTCCGGCTATCTGCCCAGCCTTGTAGCGTACGGATCCCTGAGTGCAGCCGCGCTACGGACCGAGTTCACCATCTTCAATCCGGATTACCGGTGGTATCCTACCGGTATCATCGGCGCAACGCTGAACGTTCCGATTTTCGACGGACTCCAAAAGCGAGCTAAGATCAGGCAGGAGAAATACAGCCTGCAAAAGATCCAGAACGAGATCAAAACCTTCGATCAGGCGGTACGCCTTGAATCGAACAGCAACCGGGCCGCTCTCCTCGACGCACAAAATGCATTGTCGGTACAGGAAAAGAACCTTCAATTGGCAAACGATGTAGTACGCTCGACGCGTCTGAAGTACGAACAAGGCGTCGGTTCCAACCTGGAGGTCATTGACGCGGAAACAACGCTCAAGGAAGCACAGGCCAACTATTACAATGCGATCTATGACGCCATTGTCGCCAAGATCAATCTTGACAAAGCTCTCGGAAATCTTCAATACTAA
- a CDS encoding TetR/AcrR family transcriptional regulator has product MEQLTEPQESRIMEVSRELFFRHGLKSITMDDIAQQLGMSKKTIYQHYSDKDALIMAMVRLQTNCHEKDLLDIRKSSENPIHEILTGMNTFAATFARINPTFFFDLQKYHPACWKMFKEFKDKQMIGFLEDNLRRGIRQELYRKDINVKILSRLCMSEVEIGFNPQIFPPDLFTMPEVQVKIMEHFLYGIVSLKGYKLINRYKQINED; this is encoded by the coding sequence ATGGAACAACTGACTGAACCACAGGAATCACGGATCATGGAGGTCTCGCGTGAGCTGTTCTTCCGTCACGGGTTGAAGAGCATTACGATGGACGACATAGCCCAGCAACTGGGCATGTCAAAAAAGACCATTTACCAGCATTATTCCGATAAGGATGCACTAATCATGGCGATGGTTCGTCTACAAACGAACTGCCATGAAAAGGACCTGCTGGATATCCGGAAATCGAGCGAGAATCCGATCCACGAAATTCTCACCGGCATGAATACGTTTGCCGCAACGTTTGCCCGGATCAATCCCACCTTTTTCTTCGATCTGCAGAAGTATCATCCTGCTTGTTGGAAGATGTTCAAGGAATTCAAAGACAAGCAGATGATCGGATTCCTGGAGGATAATTTACGGCGGGGTATTCGGCAGGAGCTCTATCGTAAAGACATCAATGTCAAGATACTTTCCCGCTTGTGCATGAGTGAAGTCGAAATCGGTTTTAACCCGCAGATTTTTCCTCCCGACCTGTTCACCATGCCGGAAGTCCAAGTCAAGATCATGGAACATTTCCTTTATGGAATTGTCAGTCTCAAAGGCTACAAGCTCATCAACCGTTATAAGCAAATCAACGAAGACTAA
- a CDS encoding (Fe-S)-binding protein — translation MVVDIFIPCFIDQIFPETAWNMIKVLEKAGCTVNYNPEQTCCGQPAFNAGHWDECKAVGEKFIHDFRTDRYIVSPSASCVGMVKNYYPEMFHNSVLHNEYKGIQRHIFELSDFLVNVLKVTNLGSKLEGVATYHDSCSGLREVGIRQEPRELLKNVAGLELREMADTETCCGFGGTFSVKYEPIAVGMAEQKILNANATGANILISTDASCLMHLGSYLQKQGKNIRVMHLADVLASGL, via the coding sequence ATGGTGGTAGATATTTTCATTCCCTGCTTTATCGATCAGATCTTTCCGGAGACAGCCTGGAACATGATCAAGGTGCTTGAAAAGGCCGGCTGTACGGTCAACTACAATCCGGAGCAAACTTGTTGCGGACAACCAGCCTTCAACGCCGGGCATTGGGATGAATGCAAGGCCGTTGGGGAGAAATTCATCCACGACTTCCGTACCGACCGTTACATCGTTTCGCCTTCCGCTTCTTGTGTCGGCATGGTCAAGAATTATTATCCCGAAATGTTCCATAACTCGGTGCTTCACAACGAGTACAAAGGGATTCAACGCCACATTTTTGAATTGAGTGACTTTTTGGTCAACGTCTTGAAAGTGACGAATCTCGGATCCAAACTCGAAGGCGTCGCTACCTACCATGATTCCTGCAGCGGACTGCGGGAAGTTGGCATCCGGCAGGAGCCACGGGAATTGCTTAAAAACGTAGCCGGATTGGAGTTACGGGAAATGGCCGACACGGAAACCTGTTGTGGGTTCGGTGGGACCTTCTCGGTCAAATACGAACCCATTGCGGTGGGGATGGCCGAACAAAAAATCCTGAATGCGAATGCGACGGGAGCCAACATCCTCATTTCAACGGATGCTTCCTGTTTGATGCACCTGGGAAGCTATTTACAAAAGCAGGGTAAAAACATACGCGTTATGCATTTGGCGGATGTGTTGGCGAGTGGGTTGTGA